A single Nicotiana tabacum cultivar K326 chromosome 5, ASM71507v2, whole genome shotgun sequence DNA region contains:
- the LOC142180577 gene encoding disease resistance protein At4g27190-like: MGGVGKTTLVKNLNNQLLKFAASSSKLSFGVVIWVTVPKPPTDIRKVQAQIANRLKLQTDSEESVESIGSRIHQRLKEEKSFLLILDDVWEAINLDQVGVPHPEYPARSKVIITSRFLGVCRQMRTDREIKVYILDEDESWQLFVQISGNIANVERIQPFAKKIAKQCDGLPLAITVIAASMRGQEIVELWKDALVSLRMSKPHNKDVKDKVYEVIKSSFDSLEPQGIELSSEQRSTYVNERGSDIQNCFLYCSLYPVVISTNDLIHCWWAEGLLGEHDTYEEAFNRGIAVIESLKDACLLETHGGLDSVKMHVVVRNVAIWIANSFGDEPDSLIQAGIGLTHIKTMSVSVKRISFVSNKIERLPDCFKKCPKTTTLLLQDNSPLQIIPHELFQAFPALRVVNLSGTGIRALPSSINSLSQLNALILQNCDWLTELPPIGDLYNLQLLDCDNTRLHRLPQGLDKLTNLRLLNMPATYLKSIGQGILLKLSSIEMLNMLETTYFQQPRWYLTPHPYPGTLSNVRKEGGTLLGSSTFDELSSLPNLTSLFVKLDSSSNLNIDHTWMSRLERFRVEIGLGPMEAKFNKSTRMIGVSQCQIFSKGELSGMLQFASDLYLIKCMGLRKLIAYNSFDGLKSLHIVNCSCDFKPVGQGNEHFDPLPNLKQGNEHFDPLPNLEYLRLSSLINLKSVSDFGHFLGIRFSKLRQLEMVVCPSLTCLFNVGGTFSVPKQLEDIGISNCQMTLVNFRKLLLEDCPILGTLGERESTWELLEELSLIKCNQIRKLPLPIQTSKNIKVIRGASEWWSQLEWDDDSSKSKLEHCFLPL, translated from the coding sequence ATGGGAGGAGTCGGCAAAACGACTTTGGTGAAAAATCTAAACAACCAGCTCCTAAAATTTGCTGCGTCGAGCTCCAAACTGTCTTTTGGTGTTGTGATATGGGTTACAGTGCCCAAACCGCCAACGGACATAAGAAAGGTTCAAGCACAAATTGCCAACAGATTAAAACTACAGACGGATAGCGAGGAAAGTGTAGAAAGCATTGGTAGTAGAATTCATCAGAGGCTCAAGGAAGAAAAGAGTTTCCTTCTTATACTCGATGATGTTTGGGAAGCAATAAATTTGGATCAAGTAGGTGTGCCCCACCCTGAATATCCTGCAAGAAGCAAGGTAATTATAACATCTCGTTTTTTGGGTGTTTGTAGGCAAATGAGAACAGACAGGGAAATAAAAGTGTACATATTGGATGAGGATGAATCTTGGCAGTTGTTCGTTCAAATTTCAGGAAATATCGCCAATGTGGAGCGTATTCAACCATTTGCAAAGAAAATTGCAAAGCAGTGCGATGGATTACCTTTAGCAATCACTGTTATTGCAGCATCTATGAGAGGGCAGGAAATTGTCGAGCTATGGAAAGATGCTTTGGTATCACTTAGAATGTCCAAACCTCACAACAAAGATGTAAAAGATAAGGTTTACGAGGTCATCAAGTCGAGTTTTGATTCTTTAGAACCTCAGGGTATTGAATTGTCCTCAGAGCAAAGAAGTACGTATGTGAACGAAAGAGGAAGTGACATTCAAAATTGTTTCTTGTATTGTTCTTTATATCCAGTGGTTATTTCAACAAATGATCTCATACATTGTTGGTGGGCAGAGGGGCTCCTTGGTGAACATGACACGTACGAAGAAGCTTTCAACCGAGGAATCGCAGTGATTGAGAGTTTAAAAGATGCCTGCTTGCTAGAAACCCATGGGGGGTTGGATTCGGTTAAGATGCATGTCGTGGTTCGTAATGTCGCTATTTGGATAGCGAATTCCTTTGGGGATGAACCCGATTCTCTTATTCAGGCTGGAATTGGGTTGACTCATATTAAAACTATGTCAGTTTCTGTCAAGAGAATATCTTTCGTAAGCAACAAAATTGAACGTCTACCTGATTGCTTCAAGAAATGCCCAAAAACAACAACTTTACTTCTGCAAGATAATAGTCCTCTTCAGATAATACCGCATGAACTTTTTCAGGCATTTCCAGCCCTAAGAGTTGTGAATCTGAGTGGAACTGGTATTAGAGCACTGCCTTCTTCCATCAATAGTTTATCTCAATTAAATGCTCTAATACTGCAAAATTGCGACTGGCTGACAGAGTTACCACCTATTGGTGATCTTTACAATTTGCAATTGCTCGATTGTGATAATACAAGGTTACATCGTCTGCCACAGGGATTGGACAAGTTGACAAATCTGAGGCTATTAAATATGCCTGCAACATATTTGAAGAGCATCGGCCAAGGAATTCTTCTCAAATTATCTAGCATTGAAATGTTAAATATGTTGGAGACAACATACTTTCAGCAGCCCAGATGGTACCTAACCCCACATCCTTATCCGGGCACTTTGAGCAATGTAAGAAAGGAAGGGGGCACTCTTCTTGGATCATCTACTTTTGATGAGCTATCATCTCTACCCAATCTGACTTCTCTTTTTGTTAAATTAGATAGCTCATCAAATTTGAATATAGACCACACCTGGATGTCTAGATTGGAAAGATTTCGCGTAGAAATTGGATTAGGTCCAATGGAAGCAAAATTCAACAAGTCAACAAGGATGATTGGCGTGTCACAGTGTCAAATTTTTAGTAAGGGAGAGCTCTCAGGCATGTTGCAGTTTGCTTCAGATTTATACTTGATTAAATGCATGGGTCTCAGAAAGTTGATTGCATACAACAGTTTTGATGGACTAAAATCATTACACATTGTCAACTGTTCTTGTGATTTTAAACCGGTGGGACAAGGAAATGAACATTTTGACCCTCTGCCGAATCTTAAACAAGGAAATGAACATTTTGACCCTCTACCGAATCTGGAATATCTCCGCCTCAGCTCCTTAATTAATTTAAAGAGTGTTTCTGATTTTGGTCATTTTCTAGGTAtaagattttctaaattacgCCAACTAGAGATGGTCGTTTGTCCAAGTTTAACATGTCTTTTTAACGTTGGTGGAACTTTTTCTGTACCGAAGCAACTGGAAGATATTGGAATTTCCAATTGTCAGATGACACTTGTCAACTTTCGGAAGTTACTGTTGGAAGATTGTCCAATCTTAGGAACACTGGGCGAGCGAGAGAGTACGTGGGAGCTCCTGGAGGAACTTAGCTTGATAAAAtgcaatcaaataaggaaattgcctctcCCTATTCAAACCTCCAAGAACATCAAAGTAATAAGAGGAGCATCAGAATGGTGGAGCCAATTGGAGTGGGATGACGATAGCTCCAAGTCAAAGTTAGAGCATTGCTTCCTACCACTTTAA